In Pleurocapsa sp. PCC 7319, the following are encoded in one genomic region:
- a CDS encoding NAD(P)H-dependent glycerol-3-phosphate dehydrogenase, producing the protein MNIPSYIVAILGTGVWGSALGTIAKNNNHDVHFWSHRGDKSLESVVKEAPIVISAVSMKGVIPTIAKLKQLNFPSDKIIVTATKGLDPETTRTPSQIWQTAFPENPVVVLSGPNLSKEIAKGLPAATVVASNNLTAAEKVQEIFASDTFRVYVNEDPIGTELGGTLKNVIAIASGVCDGMKLGTNAKAALLTRALPEMIRIGTHLGASGETFFGLSGLGDLIATCDSSLSRNYQVGYGLAQGKTLDEILENLEGTAEGVNTANVLIKMADLEAIAVPIARQVHRLLRGKITPQEAIQALMERDLKPEFCDLDI; encoded by the coding sequence GTGAATATTCCATCTTATATTGTCGCTATTTTAGGAACTGGAGTATGGGGTTCTGCTTTGGGCACGATTGCCAAGAACAATAACCATGACGTTCATTTTTGGTCACATCGTGGTGACAAATCCCTCGAATCTGTGGTTAAAGAGGCACCTATTGTTATCTCTGCCGTTTCGATGAAAGGAGTAATTCCAACTATTGCGAAGTTAAAGCAACTCAATTTTCCTTCAGACAAAATAATAGTCACTGCGACTAAAGGATTAGACCCGGAAACTACTCGTACTCCATCACAAATATGGCAAACAGCTTTTCCTGAAAATCCTGTAGTAGTGTTATCGGGTCCTAATTTATCCAAAGAAATTGCGAAAGGCTTACCTGCGGCGACGGTAGTTGCTAGTAATAATTTGACCGCAGCGGAAAAAGTACAAGAGATTTTTGCCTCAGATACTTTTCGAGTTTATGTCAATGAAGATCCTATCGGTACAGAACTAGGAGGTACGTTAAAAAATGTCATTGCGATCGCCTCGGGGGTTTGTGATGGGATGAAGTTAGGCACTAATGCTAAAGCGGCCTTGCTTACCCGCGCTTTACCAGAAATGATCCGTATTGGTACTCATTTAGGAGCATCAGGAGAGACTTTCTTTGGTTTGTCTGGTCTGGGAGATTTAATTGCCACTTGCGACAGTTCTTTATCTCGTAACTATCAAGTCGGTTATGGACTAGCTCAAGGAAAAACCTTAGACGAGATTTTAGAAAATCTTGAAGGCACAGCAGAAGGAGTCAATACAGCAAATGTACTGATTAAAATGGCAGATTTAGAAGCGATCGCGGTTCCGATCGCGCGGCAAGTACATCGATTATTAAGAGGTAAGATAACCCCTCAGGAGGCTATTCAGGCTCTTATGGAGCGAGATCTAAAACCAGAATTTTGCGATTTAGATATTTAA
- a CDS encoding EAL domain-containing response regulator gives MEKATLATNKSTVLPNDILIVDDTPDNLRLLSKTLIREGYKVRCAIDGSMALLTIKTKLPDLILLDINMPGMDGFEICQHLKQSESTKDIPIIFVSALDEIFDKVRAFELGAVDYISKPFQIPEVLSRVSNQLNLQNLRKQLIQKNQLLQIEISNRIAAEVEIRQLNFDLEQRVVQRTSQLTAEINERQKIQKKLEYLAWNDTLTGLPNRLWLIEKLTKILSLTPQEAKSQFSLIILDCNRFKIVNDSLGRQAGDKLLAMVGERLKSEIIAQDIHLTHFGEDKFAFLLENLEDTNCVIELAQRIQQCLSPAFIVEQREIFIAFNMGIVLDSSSYLKPEDIFRDADLAIQKAKNSSSNYYQVFDATIQNNALEILEIETDLRLALKRQEFYLNYQPIICLHTGKTRGFETLVRWQHPHKGLISPGKFIPIAEQTNLILPLGMWILHQACQQLSIWQEQLVNQENLFTISVNISAKQFEQEDFIEQLDQIIDDTGIDVRHLKLEITETLLMENAAIADRVINQLKARQIKLAIDDFGTGYSSLSYLDRFPVDTLKIDRSFVNRLDEKNQASTIVKATLDLAHNLGFNVVAEGVETQEQAEQLKDWGCEFAQGFFYAKPLDVQSAWQFLPKNLAN, from the coding sequence ATGGAAAAGGCGACATTAGCGACCAATAAATCTACCGTATTACCTAACGATATTTTAATTGTTGATGATACTCCCGATAACTTACGTTTATTATCAAAAACCTTGATTAGAGAAGGTTATAAGGTTCGTTGTGCTATCGATGGGTCAATGGCGCTATTGACGATTAAAACTAAGCTTCCCGATCTAATTTTGCTGGATATAAATATGCCAGGTATGGATGGTTTTGAAATTTGTCAACATCTAAAACAATCAGAATCAACTAAAGATATTCCGATTATATTTGTTAGCGCTTTAGACGAAATTTTTGATAAAGTTAGAGCATTTGAACTGGGAGCAGTAGACTATATTAGTAAGCCTTTTCAGATTCCTGAAGTACTCTCTAGAGTTAGTAATCAATTAAATCTACAAAATTTGAGAAAGCAGTTAATCCAAAAAAATCAGCTTCTGCAAATAGAAATTAGTAATCGAATTGCTGCTGAAGTAGAAATACGTCAGCTTAATTTTGATTTAGAACAAAGAGTTGTCCAAAGAACGTCTCAATTAACAGCTGAAATTAACGAACGACAAAAAATTCAAAAAAAATTAGAATACTTGGCTTGGAATGATACATTAACAGGTTTACCTAATCGATTATGGCTGATTGAAAAGTTAACCAAAATATTGTCTCTGACACCTCAAGAAGCAAAGTCTCAATTCAGCTTGATTATCTTAGACTGTAATCGTTTCAAAATAGTTAATGATTCTCTTGGTCGTCAAGCAGGAGATAAATTATTGGCAATGGTAGGAGAGAGATTAAAATCAGAGATTATAGCTCAAGATATTCATCTCACTCATTTTGGAGAAGACAAATTTGCGTTCTTACTAGAAAATTTAGAAGATACAAATTGTGTAATCGAACTTGCTCAAAGGATACAGCAATGCTTGTCCCCCGCATTTATTGTTGAACAAAGAGAAATCTTTATTGCATTCAATATGGGAATAGTTTTAGATAGTTCTAGTTATCTAAAACCAGAAGATATCTTTAGAGATGCAGATTTGGCAATTCAAAAAGCGAAAAATTCTAGTAGTAATTACTATCAAGTATTTGATGCCACAATTCAAAATAATGCTCTCGAAATCCTCGAAATTGAGACAGATCTTCGTCTCGCATTGAAACGTCAAGAATTCTATCTCAATTATCAACCGATAATTTGTTTGCATACAGGCAAGACCAGAGGATTTGAAACTTTAGTACGTTGGCAACATCCTCACAAAGGATTAATTTCTCCTGGAAAATTTATTCCGATTGCCGAACAAACCAATTTAATTCTGCCGCTAGGAATGTGGATTCTCCATCAAGCTTGTCAACAATTAAGTATCTGGCAAGAACAATTAGTCAATCAGGAGAATTTATTTACCATTAGCGTTAATATTTCTGCCAAGCAGTTTGAACAAGAAGATTTTATTGAGCAATTAGACCAAATCATTGACGATACGGGGATTGATGTTAGGCATCTCAAGTTAGAAATTACCGAAACATTATTAATGGAGAATGCAGCGATCGCCGATCGGGTAATCAATCAACTTAAAGCTAGACAAATCAAGCTGGCAATCGATGATTTTGGGACAGGTTATTCTTCCTTGAGCTATTTAGATCGTTTTCCCGTAGATACTCTCAAAATAGATCGTTCTTTTGTCAATCGCTTAGATGAAAAAAATCAAGCTTCGACGATTGTTAAAGCGACATTAGATTTAGCTCACAATCTTGGTTTTAATGTTGTCGCTGAAGGAGTAGAAACCCAAGAACAGGCAGAACAATTAAAAGATTGGGGTTGTGAATTTGCCCAAGGATTTTTTTATGCCAAACCTTTAGATGTCCAGTCTGCATGGCAGTTTCTCCCCAAGAATCTAGCTAATTAA
- the thiL gene encoding thiamine-phosphate kinase produces MSDRSLLVKDLGEHSLLNKLQCFCPQDLVGDDGAVLTTNPDRSLVVTTDVLVDQVHFSDRTTTAFDVGWRAAAANLSDLAAMGAEPLGITVGLSLPGEQEVNWVEELYQGMNACLGIYQTPIVGGDICRSTVASVAITAFGQVSPQKVIRRSQAKPGDAIVITGLHGLSRGGLELLLDSSKGSGLKFPERERLILAHQRPKPRLDILRYLAKIPPEIAIAGMDSSDGLADAVIQICRCSGVGARIDKESLTIFPGLTKLAEIKTAWEWLLYGGEDFELVLCLPKDFAAVLVKELGCEAAVIGEVTLNPEIQIDNTNDLNQEQVLNIGKGFQHF; encoded by the coding sequence ATGAGTGATCGATCGCTTCTCGTTAAAGATCTAGGTGAACACAGTTTATTAAATAAGCTACAGTGTTTTTGTCCTCAAGATCTTGTAGGAGATGATGGAGCCGTTCTGACAACTAATCCCGATCGCTCTTTAGTAGTTACTACCGATGTGTTGGTGGATCAAGTTCATTTCAGCGATCGCACCACTACTGCTTTTGATGTCGGTTGGCGGGCTGCTGCCGCTAATTTGTCCGATTTGGCAGCTATGGGAGCTGAACCTCTGGGAATTACAGTGGGTCTATCTCTACCAGGGGAACAGGAAGTTAATTGGGTCGAGGAACTTTATCAAGGGATGAATGCTTGTTTGGGGATTTATCAGACTCCAATTGTTGGGGGAGATATCTGTCGCTCCACCGTAGCTAGTGTTGCTATTACTGCTTTTGGGCAGGTTTCTCCCCAGAAAGTAATTCGGCGCTCCCAGGCAAAACCAGGAGATGCGATTGTCATTACTGGTCTTCACGGGCTTTCTCGAGGAGGATTAGAATTATTGCTTGATTCTAGCAAAGGAAGTGGTTTAAAATTTCCAGAGCGTGAACGACTAATTTTAGCTCACCAACGACCCAAACCCAGATTGGATATTCTCAGATATTTAGCCAAAATACCCCCTGAGATTGCGATCGCTGGTATGGACAGTAGTGATGGATTGGCCGATGCAGTCATACAAATTTGCCGGTGTAGTGGTGTAGGGGCAAGAATCGATAAAGAAAGCTTAACAATTTTTCCAGGATTAACTAAGCTAGCAGAAATAAAGACAGCCTGGGAATGGTTGCTTTACGGAGGAGAAGATTTTGAACTAGTTTTATGTCTTCCTAAGGATTTTGCTGCTGTATTAGTGAAAGAGTTGGGTTGTGAAGCTGCAGTTATTGGTGAAGTGACTTTGAATCCAGAAATTCAAATTGACAACACCAACGATTTAAATCAAGAACAAGTATTAAATATAGGTAAAGGATTTCAACATTTTTAA
- a CDS encoding ATP-binding protein, with amino-acid sequence MKQQDWSKTMQQTSEIDQISKSILQVILDSSNFSNVLLALAGRVGELFAVDTCIVVSTKVNSSSANEISYWQEKPDSEIVRNQIIQQLSNLPLKTDDACQSHIISGVASPNVNSLEYSLQKILPTKTWLGVATKYQHQTNGLVLLFKSATSGWTNSEQELLAKIAESMAISLAQIQLQQQVATKTQYQALLNKLSQGISQNSNPQLLFDNCLGEICKTLQVDRGMVLMLKYQHPLKAQGHRQQFVQGTVQVVSKWSPQTESLPSPGQLSFSFDDSNLCQQAWQIAPQCSKFESNVAFPDLSPQQLPDAIQKTGSALLMMPLIGKKNSKSQPGVVLGFLVLQQNAARPWLEEELNLVDWVSVQISTAVIHHQTLTQVQSIVEERTAQLKWSLDVQGKLSAKMRQHIEQLEKLNQLKDDFMNSMSHELKTPLTSMKMAIKMLRQAQLPSDMQTKYLNILEQEWEREYSLIKDLLTLQQVESGELIYRPQELDLGQIINKLAQSFTVQWQSDIGVQIKTSISDSNLKIDTDAESLEHIINELLLNACKYSERNTVIQLTAESHQTTKGKDIVIAISNCGAGITSEELPYIFDKFRRGKGVTDHAVPGTGLGLTLVKYLVEHLNGKIEVTSEPIEDDSLLFLTTFIVRLPQFQPSIR; translated from the coding sequence ATGAAGCAGCAAGATTGGTCCAAAACCATGCAACAAACCTCAGAGATAGACCAGATTAGCAAGAGTATTCTGCAAGTTATTCTCGACAGCTCAAATTTTTCCAACGTTCTGTTAGCCTTGGCGGGCAGGGTTGGTGAACTATTTGCAGTAGATACTTGTATTGTTGTTTCTACTAAGGTCAACTCCAGTAGTGCTAACGAAATTAGCTATTGGCAAGAGAAGCCTGATTCTGAAATTGTTCGCAACCAAATTATTCAGCAATTGTCAAATTTGCCTCTCAAGACTGACGATGCTTGCCAATCTCATATTATTAGCGGTGTAGCATCTCCTAATGTCAATTCTCTTGAATACTCACTTCAGAAAATTTTACCGACCAAAACTTGGCTGGGAGTAGCAACCAAATATCAGCATCAAACTAACGGTTTAGTTTTATTATTTAAATCTGCTACCTCGGGATGGACCAACTCCGAACAAGAATTGCTGGCCAAGATTGCAGAATCAATGGCGATCTCATTAGCTCAAATACAACTTCAGCAACAAGTAGCTACCAAAACTCAATATCAAGCTCTGCTGAATAAGCTCAGTCAAGGTATTAGTCAAAATTCCAATCCTCAACTATTGTTTGATAACTGTTTGGGGGAGATCTGTAAAACTCTCCAAGTAGATCGAGGCATGGTATTAATGTTGAAGTATCAACATCCCTTAAAAGCCCAAGGTCATCGCCAACAGTTTGTCCAAGGAACAGTTCAAGTTGTCTCTAAGTGGAGTCCTCAGACAGAAAGTTTACCATCTCCAGGTCAACTTTCTTTTAGCTTTGATGATTCCAATTTGTGTCAGCAAGCTTGGCAAATCGCTCCCCAATGCTCAAAATTTGAGTCAAATGTGGCTTTTCCCGATCTAAGTCCGCAACAGCTTCCCGATGCCATTCAAAAAACTGGTTCAGCATTATTGATGATGCCTTTAATAGGCAAAAAAAATAGTAAGTCCCAGCCAGGAGTAGTTTTGGGGTTTCTAGTTTTACAACAGAACGCTGCTCGTCCTTGGTTAGAAGAGGAACTGAATTTAGTTGATTGGGTTAGTGTGCAAATTAGCACTGCTGTTATTCATCACCAAACCTTAACTCAAGTACAGTCAATTGTTGAAGAAAGAACTGCACAATTGAAATGGAGTCTTGATGTACAAGGCAAATTATCGGCAAAAATGCGCCAACATATTGAGCAGTTGGAAAAGTTAAATCAGTTGAAAGATGACTTTATGAATAGCATGAGTCATGAGTTAAAAACTCCTCTAACCAGCATGAAAATGGCTATTAAAATGTTGCGTCAAGCTCAACTACCTTCCGATATGCAAACCAAATATTTAAATATTCTCGAACAGGAGTGGGAGCGCGAATATAGTCTAATTAAAGACTTGTTAACTTTGCAACAGGTTGAATCTGGAGAATTGATCTATCGTCCTCAAGAACTGGATTTAGGTCAAATAATTAATAAATTAGCTCAATCTTTTACTGTCCAATGGCAATCAGACATAGGAGTTCAAATCAAAACTTCAATCTCAGATTCCAATTTAAAAATAGATACTGACGCCGAAAGCCTAGAACATATTATTAATGAATTGCTTTTAAATGCTTGTAAATACTCTGAGCGTAATACTGTTATTCAATTAACAGCCGAAAGTCACCAGACTACAAAAGGCAAAGATATCGTAATTGCGATCTCTAACTGTGGTGCCGGAATCACCTCTGAAGAATTGCCCTATATCTTTGATAAGTTTCGTCGTGGCAAAGGTGTAACCGATCATGCAGTACCGGGTACAGGACTGGGCTTGACGTTAGTCAAGTATCTGGTCGAACATCTTAACGGTAAGATCGAAGTCACTAGCGAACCAATAGAAGATGATTCGTTGCTATTTTTGACCACTTTTATCGTCCGATTACCTCAATTTCAACCATCTATCCGTTAG
- a CDS encoding AarF/ABC1/UbiB kinase family protein: MKWHQSKKLSNLRSFRLSLGSYPYTPFCRQLKIFGIAIKLLTSLWWDKVTGSSSPRRRHRLARWLVRNILDLGPTFIKLGQALSTRADLIPIEFIQEFSQLQDRVPPFSSELAIAVIEQELGKSVSILFAEFNPTPLAAASLGQVHRARLHTGEDVVVKVQRPGLERLFNLDFEILHRLVRWLNRLIKDIRKFNLEAIYREFFELLYLEIDYIHEGKNAERFRDNFQQYHRVSVPQVYWQYTTSKVLTLEYLPGIKIDDRPALEANKINTKEVIKLGITCYLKQLLEDGFFQSDPHPGNMAVSQRGEIIFYDFGTMAEVKTIAKEQMVKTFFAVLKKDADEVVETLIYMGLIEPVADMTPVKRMIAFMIQEFSDKPVDVRAFEQITDEVYSIFEQQPFRLPPQMTFIVKSLTTLDGIARALDPQYNLLAAAQPFLKQIAFSQQQGSMLSTLARQTKDFIQYQLKQPNRTQLSIMRLESRLDLGELQVKVRATESERALKQIQLGIKSLIYTCLSGFCLLSGSVLLVGQLQGVAIALFCFSTFWFILLLRSLMSMTVKEKMYKMAQNK; encoded by the coding sequence ATGAAATGGCATCAAAGTAAAAAGCTCTCCAATTTAAGATCATTCCGATTATCCTTAGGAAGTTACCCTTATACGCCATTTTGTCGTCAGCTTAAAATTTTTGGTATTGCCATTAAACTGTTAACTTCTCTATGGTGGGATAAAGTCACTGGTAGTAGTTCACCCCGACGACGACATCGATTAGCCAGATGGTTGGTCAGAAATATTCTCGATCTAGGACCAACTTTTATTAAACTGGGGCAAGCTCTATCTACCCGCGCTGACTTGATTCCGATTGAATTTATCCAAGAATTTAGTCAACTACAAGATCGAGTACCACCTTTTAGTTCCGAGTTAGCGATCGCTGTTATTGAACAGGAACTGGGTAAGTCTGTCTCGATACTATTTGCTGAGTTTAACCCTACCCCCTTGGCAGCAGCTAGTTTAGGTCAGGTACATAGAGCTAGGCTGCACACAGGAGAAGATGTTGTGGTCAAGGTGCAACGTCCTGGTTTAGAGAGATTATTTAATTTAGATTTTGAGATTCTACACCGTTTGGTTAGATGGCTTAATCGTTTAATTAAAGACATCAGAAAATTTAACTTAGAGGCAATTTATCGCGAATTTTTTGAGCTTTTATATTTAGAAATTGATTATATCCATGAAGGAAAAAATGCTGAACGCTTTCGAGATAATTTTCAACAGTATCACCGGGTTTCAGTACCTCAAGTTTATTGGCAATATACCACCTCAAAAGTCTTAACTTTAGAATATTTACCAGGTATCAAGATTGACGATCGCCCTGCTTTAGAAGCCAATAAAATCAATACTAAAGAAGTAATTAAGCTAGGAATTACCTGTTATTTAAAACAGCTTTTAGAAGACGGTTTTTTTCAATCTGACCCCCATCCAGGTAACATGGCAGTCAGTCAACGGGGAGAAATTATTTTTTATGACTTTGGCACAATGGCAGAAGTTAAAACCATTGCCAAAGAGCAAATGGTTAAAACATTTTTTGCCGTCTTAAAAAAAGATGCCGACGAGGTAGTCGAAACCCTGATCTATATGGGATTAATTGAACCCGTTGCTGACATGACACCCGTCAAGCGTATGATTGCTTTTATGATTCAAGAGTTTAGCGATAAACCTGTTGATGTTAGAGCATTTGAACAGATAACTGATGAAGTTTATTCTATTTTTGAGCAACAGCCATTTCGTCTCCCGCCCCAGATGACTTTTATTGTTAAATCATTGACTACCCTCGATGGTATTGCTCGCGCTCTCGATCCTCAATATAATCTTCTCGCTGCGGCTCAACCTTTTTTAAAACAAATTGCCTTTTCTCAACAACAAGGTAGTATGCTCAGTACTTTAGCCAGACAAACTAAAGATTTTATTCAATATCAACTGAAGCAGCCCAATCGCACACAACTATCGATTATGCGCTTGGAATCACGCTTAGATTTGGGAGAATTACAGGTAAAAGTTAGAGCAACTGAGAGTGAAAGAGCCCTGAAACAAATTCAGTTGGGAATTAAAAGTTTAATCTATACTTGTCTTTCTGGTTTCTGCTTATTATCGGGTTCAGTATTATTAGTTGGACAGTTACAAGGTGTCGCGATCGCTCTCTTTTGTTTTTCCACCTTTTGGTTTATTCTGCTACTGCGTTCTTTGATGAGTATGACAGTCAAAGAGAAGATGTATAAGATGGCTCAGAATAAGTAA
- a CDS encoding YebC/PmpR family DNA-binding transcriptional regulator, with product MAGHSKWANIKRQKARVDAKKGKTFTQLSRAIIVAARNGIPDPDGNFQLRTAIDKAKAAGIPNDNIERSLAKGAGTYQDDDAILEEIRYEGYGAGGVAVLIEALTDNRNRTAAYLRSAFTKNGGNLGETGCVSWMFEQKGVITLEKVAEEELLEASMEGEADNYEIYDDGDVAEVFTEVANLENLNQTLKKYDFLIRDVELRWIPNNNIEVTDPEQARSLLKLIDTLESLDDVQNVTANFEMTEKLMATSS from the coding sequence GTGGCAGGACATAGTAAGTGGGCTAATATCAAAAGACAAAAAGCTAGGGTCGATGCCAAAAAAGGTAAAACATTCACCCAATTGTCTCGCGCTATTATTGTCGCTGCCCGCAATGGTATTCCCGATCCTGATGGTAATTTTCAACTTCGCACAGCAATTGATAAAGCTAAAGCAGCAGGGATTCCTAATGATAATATTGAGCGATCGCTAGCTAAAGGGGCAGGAACATATCAAGATGATGATGCCATCCTCGAAGAAATTCGTTATGAAGGATATGGTGCTGGTGGAGTAGCCGTATTAATCGAAGCCCTAACCGATAATCGTAATCGCACCGCTGCCTATCTTAGATCTGCATTTACCAAAAACGGGGGCAATCTAGGCGAAACTGGTTGTGTTAGCTGGATGTTTGAGCAGAAAGGAGTAATCACTTTAGAAAAAGTTGCAGAAGAAGAACTATTAGAAGCTTCTATGGAAGGAGAAGCAGATAACTACGAAATATATGATGATGGAGATGTTGCAGAAGTATTTACCGAAGTTGCCAACTTAGAAAACTTGAATCAGACTTTAAAAAAGTACGATTTTTTAATTAGAGACGTAGAACTCCGTTGGATACCCAACAATAATATTGAAGTAACTGACCCAGAACAAGCGCGATCGCTCTTAAAACTCATCGATACTTTAGAATCTCTCGACGACGTTCAAAACGTCACTGCCAACTTTGAAATGACTGAAAAACTGATGGCAACTAGCAGTTAG
- a CDS encoding PHP domain-containing protein: protein MIELHTHTTYSDGILTPQQLVERAANAGVKALAITDHDTLHGWDEAIAAAIVYEMEIVPGVELSTVYNGRSLHILGYYPQKDLLEAPLAERLAGRKRRAQKMVENLATMGYPLELENIDGNMALGRPHIANAMVRAGYINSTQEAFERFIGEDKPAYVHYEKFSAQEGIRLIRSCGGVPVWAHPYLFRGGQVEEVLPELVEAGLMGVEVYHPHHAANKVNRLKQLCQQYDLLITGGTDYHGSDLEHPENERWQLNQFNLPLSLLESIKQAASPN from the coding sequence ATGATTGAACTACATACCCACACCACCTATTCTGATGGCATCTTAACTCCACAACAGTTGGTAGAAAGAGCTGCAAACGCAGGAGTTAAAGCCTTGGCAATTACCGATCATGATACTTTACACGGTTGGGATGAAGCGATCGCCGCAGCTATTGTCTATGAGATGGAAATTGTACCAGGAGTAGAATTAAGTACTGTTTATAATGGGCGATCTCTTCATATTTTAGGTTACTATCCTCAAAAAGACCTATTAGAAGCTCCTCTTGCCGAACGTTTAGCCGGCAGAAAGCGCCGAGCCCAAAAAATGGTAGAGAACTTAGCCACAATGGGCTATCCTCTAGAATTAGAAAATATTGACGGTAATATGGCTTTAGGTCGTCCCCATATTGCCAATGCGATGGTTAGGGCAGGTTATATTAACTCGACGCAAGAAGCTTTTGAACGTTTTATCGGCGAAGACAAACCAGCTTATGTCCATTATGAGAAATTTTCTGCTCAAGAAGGTATTCGCTTGATTCGCTCTTGTGGAGGTGTTCCTGTTTGGGCGCATCCTTATTTGTTTCGTGGAGGGCAAGTGGAAGAAGTTTTACCTGAACTTGTTGAGGCTGGATTAATGGGTGTTGAGGTTTATCATCCTCATCATGCTGCTAATAAGGTAAATCGCCTAAAACAACTATGTCAGCAATATGATTTATTAATTACGGGGGGAACGGATTATCATGGCAGCGATCTAGAACATCCAGAAAATGAACGCTGGCAACTAAATCAGTTCAATCTACCCTTGAGTTTACTGGAGTCAATTAAGCAAGCAGCAAGCCCTAATTAA
- a CDS encoding glucokinase, which translates to MFLLAGDIGGTKTILRLVEVTEVTLTEKSFKTVKEAQYISANFPDLVPMVQEFLGQDKYLKPQIACFAIAGPVVNDTCNLTNLNWVLDTQRLEMELDIPKISLINDFAANSFGILGLKDVDVHTLQTGEARKDSPIAVIGAGTGLGEAFLIPQGKKYQIFASEGGHADFAPRNDLETELLKYLRTKLNVEHISVERVVSGQGIVNIYQFLRDHDFAPQSLEIGTKIKAWEQENKKNIDPAAIISQAAFKQSDRLCEKTMEVFIEAYGAETGNLALKLLSYGGIYIAGGIAAKILPLMQDGRFLNTFKDKGRVSPLIQEVPVHIVLNPQVGLVGSVLYGLQHQD; encoded by the coding sequence ATGTTTTTACTAGCTGGTGATATTGGTGGAACAAAGACGATCTTACGTCTAGTAGAAGTCACAGAAGTAACTCTGACTGAAAAGTCTTTTAAGACCGTTAAAGAAGCTCAGTATATTAGTGCGAATTTCCCTGATTTAGTACCCATGGTGCAAGAATTCTTGGGACAAGATAAATATCTCAAGCCTCAAATAGCTTGTTTTGCGATCGCCGGACCTGTAGTCAACGATACTTGCAATTTGACCAATCTCAACTGGGTTTTGGATACACAACGCCTAGAGATGGAATTAGACATACCCAAAATTAGCTTGATTAATGATTTTGCTGCTAATAGCTTTGGTATTTTAGGGTTAAAAGATGTTGACGTACATACGTTGCAAACTGGAGAAGCCCGAAAGGACTCTCCCATAGCAGTAATTGGTGCGGGAACAGGTTTGGGAGAAGCTTTTTTAATTCCTCAGGGAAAAAAATATCAAATTTTTGCCAGTGAGGGGGGACACGCGGATTTTGCTCCTCGCAATGATTTGGAAACAGAATTGCTGAAATATCTGCGAACCAAATTAAATGTAGAACACATCTCGGTAGAAAGAGTAGTATCTGGTCAGGGTATTGTTAATATTTATCAATTTTTACGAGATCATGACTTTGCTCCGCAATCATTGGAAATAGGGACAAAGATTAAAGCCTGGGAACAAGAAAATAAAAAAAATATTGACCCCGCCGCAATTATTTCTCAGGCAGCTTTCAAACAAAGCGATCGCCTCTGTGAAAAGACAATGGAGGTATTTATTGAAGCTTATGGCGCAGAAACAGGAAATCTAGCTCTAAAATTGCTTTCTTATGGTGGAATCTATATTGCAGGGGGAATTGCTGCCAAAATTTTACCTTTAATGCAAGATGGTAGGTTTTTGAATACTTTTAAAGATAAAGGCAGAGTTAGTCCTTTAATCCAAGAAGTTCCGGTTCATATTGTTCTCAATCCTCAAGTAGGATTAGTTGGTTCGGTATTATATGGTTTACAACATCAAGATTAA
- a CDS encoding GNAT family N-acetyltransferase, translating into MDSKYRDFWVRNWQKSDRYAAAEVIRKVLLEYGLPWQPELADRDVIEVESAYLNIGGEFWVIERDSTIVGTAAYQPIARGENAVEIRKMYLLPEIRGKGLGRYLLSELEKAIAIKDYQEIWIETASVLEEAVKLYERNGYQPATGVETERCDLVYLKKLNHSTDQE; encoded by the coding sequence ATGGACAGTAAGTATCGCGATTTTTGGGTAAGAAACTGGCAAAAGAGCGATCGCTATGCGGCAGCAGAAGTAATCAGAAAGGTATTGCTGGAGTATGGTTTACCTTGGCAGCCAGAATTAGCAGATCGCGATGTGATAGAAGTAGAGTCTGCTTATTTAAATATCGGAGGCGAGTTTTGGGTTATCGAGAGAGATTCAACTATAGTTGGTACCGCAGCATATCAGCCGATTGCTAGGGGGGAAAACGCCGTAGAAATCCGTAAAATGTACTTGTTACCAGAAATAAGAGGAAAGGGATTGGGTAGATACCTGTTATCAGAATTGGAGAAAGCGATCGCTATTAAGGATTATCAAGAAATTTGGATTGAAACCGCTTCTGTGCTGGAGGAAGCAGTAAAATTATACGAACGTAATGGCTATCAACCTGCTACTGGTGTGGAAACAGAAAGGTGCGACTTAGTGTATCTCAAAAAGCTCAACCATTCAACAGATCAAGAATAG